Proteins encoded together in one Telopea speciosissima isolate NSW1024214 ecotype Mountain lineage chromosome 6, Tspe_v1, whole genome shotgun sequence window:
- the LOC122663626 gene encoding GTP-binding protein YPTM2 — MNQEYDYLFKLLLIGDSGVGKSCLLLRFADDSYLESYISTIGVDFKIRTVEQDGKTIKLQIWDTAGQERFRTITSSYYRGAHGIIVVYDVTDQESFNNVKQWLNEIDRYASENVNKLLVGNKSDLTANKVVSYETAKAFADEIGIPFMETSAKNATNVEQAFMAMAAEIKNRMASQPAMNNARPPTVQFQGQPVSQKGGCCSS; from the exons ATGAATCAGGAATA TGATTATCTGTTCAAGCTGTTGCTTATTGGAGATTCTGGTGTTGGCAAGTCATGCCTCCTTTTGAGATTTGCT GATGATTCATATCTAGAGAGTTACATCAGCACTATCGGAGTTGATTTT aaaatacgTACTGTGGAGCAGGATGGGAAAACCATTAAACTTCAGATT TGGGACACTGCTGGGCAAGAACGTTTTAGGACAATTACTAGCAGCTACTACCGTGGTGCACATGGGATTATA GTGGTGTACGATGTGACAGACCAGGAGAGTTTCAACAATGTCAAGCAATGGTTGAATGAAATTGACCGCTACGCAAGTGAGAACGTCAATAAGCTTCTAGTTGGAAATAAGTCTGATCTCACTGCTAACAAAGTGGTGTCGTATGAGACGGCTAAG GCATTTGCTGATGAAATTGGGATCCCCTTCATGGAAACAAGTGCGAAAAATGCTACTAATGTGGAACAGGCTTTCATGGCTATGGCTGCTGAGATTAAGAATAG GATGGCAAGCCAACCTGCTATGAACAATGCCAGGCCTCCCACTGTGCAGTTCCAGGGACAACCTGTTTCCCAGAAGGGTGGCTGCTGCTCCTCTTAG
- the LOC122663625 gene encoding RGG repeats nuclear RNA binding protein A-like, which produces MASANPFDLLGDDDNDDPSQLIAAQQQKVVAPKKALAPTQASAQNQQPKQAKLPSKLLPPTQAVRDAKNEAARGGSRGGRGYGRGRGGGFSRDREVVDNENAYSNNGVSGGYNAPEDGDAGKPTERRSYGGPRGGGGAYRGGRRGGFSNEEPVDGERPRRVFERRSGTGRGNEFKREGAGRGNWGTSTDELNQDTEEVANTNEKNVSSEKPGEEEADASKENPVNEPEEKEPEEKEMTLDEYEKLLEEKRKALQALKTEERKVEVDKEFEAMQPLSNKKDNNDIFIKLGSDKDKRKEIAEKEDRAKKSVSINEFLKPTEGERYYSPGGRRGGRGGRGRGGYSGGSMTNNAAAPSIEDPGQFPTLGVK; this is translated from the exons ATGGCAAGCGCGAACCCTTTTGACCTGTTGGGTGACGATGACAACGATGACCCATCGCAGCTGATCGCTGCTCAGCAGCAGAAGGTCGTTGCCCCGAAGAAAGCCTTAGCTCCCACCCAGGCTTCTGCTCAAAATCAGCAGCCCAAGCAGGCTAAGCTTCCATCCAAGCTTCTCCCACCTACTCAGGCTG TGAGGGACGCTAAGAATGAAGCTGCTCGTGGAGGGAGCCGTGGTGGACGCGGTTATGGGCGTGGACGCGGTGGTGGATTTAGTCGAGATCGAGAAGTGGTCGACAATGAAAATGCGTATAGCAACAATGGAGTCTCTGGAGGGTACAATGCCCCTGAAGATGGAGATGCTGGGAAACCCACTGAAAGGCGTAGCTACGGTGGACctcgtggtggtggtggtgcttaCCGAGGTGGCCGCAGAGGTGGTTTCAGCAATGAAGAGCCGGTCGATGGGGAGCGTCCTAGAAGGGTTTTTGAACGACGTAGCGGTACTGGACGTGG AAATGAATTCAAACGTGAAGGAGCTGGTCGTGGGAATTGGGGAACTTCCACTGACGAACTTAATCA GGACACTGAGGAAGTTGCCAACACTAATGAAAAGAATGTGAGCAGTGAGAAACCAGGAGAGGAGGAGGCAGATGCCAGCAAGGAGAATCCTGTGAATGAGCcagaagagaaggaacctgAAGAGAAG GAGATGACTCTTGATGAGTATGAGAAGCTGCtggaagaaaaaaggaaggcTTTGCAAGCACTGAAGACTGAGGAAAGGAAGGTTGAAGTGGACAAAGAGTTTGAAGCTATGCAACCGCTTTCCAACAAAAAAGACAATAATGATATCTTTATTAAACTG GGTTCTGACAAGGATAAGCGGAAAGAGATTGCTGAAAAGGAAGACAGAGCTAAGAAG TCTGTCAGCATCAATGAGTTCCTAAAGCCTACTGAAGGTGAGAGGTACTATAGTCCTGGAGGACGGAGGGGTGGCCGTGGAGGTCGTGGTAGGGGGGGTTACAGTGGAGGCAGCATGACGAACAATGCTGCGGCCCCTTCCATTGAAGATCCTGGGCAGTTCCCAACCTTGGGTGTCAAGTGA